In Rhizobium sp. ARZ01, a genomic segment contains:
- a CDS encoding ABC transporter ATP-binding protein: protein MTSADTNDIEFRSVTKRYGAVTAVSDINLSVPKGAFVALLGPSGCGKTTCLRMIGGFEQPTEGSVLIGGASMNGVPAYRRPVNMVFQQYALFPHFDVEANVAYGLKQLRPRLAASEISRRVGEALEMVRLGGFAKRRIHEMSGGQQQRVALARALVNKPSVLLLDEPLAALDKKLRTAMQIELQTLQRDLGITFVLVTHDQEEALSMSDVVCVMNAGRIRQLASPKEIYDNPTDLFVADFVGKTNRLSATVDPADGSVTLANGKRLETAKARTLKAGEATVALRPEAIRLTRPSDKNGAQLEGTVTHRIFLGSAAEYSISVPGLGDLLVTAERRGTSDSDLVEPGETVAMNFNPGEAHIFPA, encoded by the coding sequence GTGACATCGGCTGATACGAACGACATCGAGTTCCGTTCGGTGACCAAGCGCTATGGCGCAGTGACCGCCGTATCGGACATCAACCTCTCCGTCCCGAAGGGAGCGTTTGTCGCGCTTCTGGGACCATCCGGTTGTGGCAAGACCACGTGCCTGCGCATGATCGGCGGCTTCGAGCAGCCGACCGAGGGCAGCGTGCTCATCGGCGGCGCCTCCATGAACGGCGTTCCCGCCTATCGCCGGCCCGTGAACATGGTGTTCCAGCAATACGCCCTTTTCCCGCACTTCGATGTGGAAGCCAACGTCGCCTATGGCCTGAAGCAATTGCGCCCGAGGCTGGCGGCATCCGAGATTTCCCGCCGTGTCGGCGAGGCTCTGGAAATGGTCCGGCTCGGCGGCTTCGCCAAACGCCGAATCCACGAGATGTCCGGCGGCCAGCAGCAGCGCGTCGCGCTTGCCCGTGCGTTGGTCAACAAGCCATCCGTTCTGCTTCTCGACGAACCACTGGCGGCTCTCGACAAGAAGCTCCGTACTGCCATGCAGATCGAATTGCAGACCCTGCAGCGCGATCTCGGGATTACCTTCGTACTCGTGACGCATGACCAGGAAGAGGCGCTATCGATGAGCGATGTCGTCTGCGTGATGAACGCCGGTCGGATCCGTCAGCTCGCCTCGCCGAAGGAGATCTACGACAACCCGACCGACCTGTTCGTCGCTGATTTCGTCGGCAAGACGAACCGGCTGTCCGCGACGGTCGACCCGGCAGACGGAAGCGTTACCCTCGCGAACGGCAAGCGGCTCGAAACCGCAAAGGCGCGCACCCTCAAGGCCGGCGAGGCAACTGTGGCCCTGCGGCCGGAAGCCATCCGCCTCACGCGCCCGTCGGACAAAAATGGCGCGCAGCTGGAGGGCACCGTCACCCACCGCATTTTCCTTGGCTCCGCAGCGGAATATTCGATCTCCGTTCCGGGACTGGGCGATCTTCTCGTCACCGCCGAGCGGCGTGGAACAAGCGACAGCGACCTCGTCGAGCCGGGCGAAACGGTCGCGATGAATTTCAATCCCGGCGAAGCGCATATCTTTCCGGCCTGA
- a CDS encoding LuxR C-terminal-related transcriptional regulator: MLFLKLMRSLVHVDDVVIFAYRAKDRPIDLFSTFNPEDHEIFVSLYQAGPYLLDPFYHAARAGKSGVYRMRELAPDRFFSSEYYRTYYVQTKLAEEVGFFVPGENDVTVVVSLMRRESSGYFSAAEFAVLADAAPFVAAYVAQAWKDLPRRFDALARGSKGAHSEEANGVDKVWRKLNLTDREAAIVELVLQGYSSESIGLTLAISTGTVKVHRRNVYRKLGISSQMQLMSVYLKGLEQ; encoded by the coding sequence ATGCTCTTCCTCAAGCTGATGCGGTCGCTTGTGCATGTCGATGACGTGGTCATCTTCGCCTATCGCGCCAAGGATCGGCCGATAGACCTTTTCAGCACCTTCAATCCCGAAGACCACGAGATCTTTGTCAGCCTCTACCAGGCCGGGCCCTACCTCCTCGATCCGTTCTATCATGCGGCGCGCGCCGGTAAGTCTGGCGTCTACCGGATGCGGGAACTCGCACCGGACCGCTTCTTCTCCAGCGAGTACTATAGGACCTATTACGTCCAGACCAAGCTTGCGGAGGAGGTGGGCTTCTTCGTTCCGGGCGAAAACGACGTCACGGTCGTCGTGTCCCTCATGCGCCGCGAGTCCAGCGGGTATTTCTCTGCTGCCGAATTTGCGGTGCTTGCCGACGCGGCGCCTTTCGTGGCGGCCTACGTGGCGCAGGCATGGAAGGATCTCCCGCGCCGCTTCGATGCGCTCGCGCGTGGGAGCAAGGGGGCGCACTCGGAGGAAGCCAATGGCGTCGACAAGGTGTGGCGCAAGCTCAATCTGACAGACCGCGAGGCGGCCATCGTTGAATTGGTCCTGCAGGGCTATTCGTCGGAATCGATCGGGCTGACACTGGCAATCTCGACGGGGACGGTGAAAGTCCACCGGCGCAACGTCTATCGCAAGCTTGGCATCTCGTCGCAGATGCAACTGATGTCCGTTTATCTGAAGGGTCTCGAGCAGTAG
- a CDS encoding spermidine/putrescine ABC transporter substrate-binding protein, whose product MTKWYRENAPISAKDFMDELMRLKRGSVSRRHFLGVTGLGLATAVMARQPGVFNSVAHAEDLGSTMSIATWPNYHDPATFENFTAKTGVAVEVNVFGSNEEMLAKLQAGGTGWDLFVPTNYTISTYSKLGLIDPLDLSKVPNFDPKTQNTRFTAEGTVDGTVYAVPKNWGTTGIAFNSSKMKSKVTSWKEFFELAATEADGRAMVHDYQLTTIGNALVSLGYSFNSIKPDELAKAEEVLIKVKPHLYAINSDYQPSMRATDAWMTMCWTNDGAQLNRDMPEIQFLLGADGGEIWSDFYAIPKSAANKAAGYALLNFLMDPANAVKEHIANGAPTTDSRVMALLPAEITGNKIVYPDEASLTPLEFGAAVTLTDPSRAELMARFKSA is encoded by the coding sequence ATGACGAAATGGTATAGAGAGAATGCTCCGATCAGTGCCAAGGATTTCATGGACGAGCTGATGCGCCTCAAGCGCGGCTCGGTCAGCCGGCGCCATTTTCTTGGCGTCACCGGTCTCGGTCTTGCCACCGCCGTCATGGCTCGCCAGCCGGGTGTATTCAACTCCGTGGCCCACGCCGAAGATCTCGGCTCGACCATGTCGATCGCCACCTGGCCGAACTACCACGACCCCGCAACATTTGAGAACTTCACAGCCAAGACCGGGGTTGCTGTAGAGGTCAACGTCTTCGGCTCGAACGAGGAAATGCTGGCAAAACTCCAGGCCGGCGGCACCGGATGGGACCTGTTCGTTCCGACCAACTACACGATCTCCACCTACTCGAAGCTTGGTCTGATCGACCCGCTCGATCTTTCCAAGGTCCCGAATTTCGATCCCAAGACCCAGAATACCCGCTTCACGGCCGAGGGCACGGTGGATGGCACAGTCTACGCCGTTCCGAAAAACTGGGGCACGACGGGCATTGCCTTCAACTCCAGCAAGATGAAGTCGAAGGTGACGAGCTGGAAAGAGTTCTTCGAGCTCGCTGCGACCGAGGCGGACGGCCGCGCCATGGTGCACGACTATCAGTTGACCACGATCGGCAACGCACTGGTCTCCCTTGGCTATTCCTTCAATTCGATCAAGCCGGACGAGCTCGCGAAGGCCGAGGAAGTGCTGATCAAGGTCAAGCCGCATCTCTACGCCATCAACAGCGACTACCAGCCATCGATGCGCGCGACGGATGCCTGGATGACCATGTGCTGGACCAATGACGGCGCGCAGCTGAACCGCGACATGCCGGAGATCCAGTTCTTGCTCGGCGCCGATGGCGGCGAGATCTGGTCGGATTTCTATGCAATCCCGAAGAGTGCGGCCAACAAGGCGGCCGGCTATGCGCTGCTGAACTTCCTCATGGATCCGGCGAACGCGGTGAAGGAGCACATTGCGAACGGCGCGCCGACAACCGATAGCCGCGTCATGGCGCTGCTGCCGGCCGAAATCACCGGCAACAAGATCGTCTATCCCGACGAGGCTTCGCTGACCCCGCTCGAGTTCGGCGCCGCGGTAACGCTCACCGATCCGTCCCGTGCGGAACTGATGGCCCGCTTCAAATCGGCCTAG
- a CDS encoding ABC transporter ATP-binding protein: protein MTFLSLSHIQKSFGQVQVVSDFNMEIEKGEFVSFLGPSGCGKTTVLRMIAGFETPSGGTITVAGKNQAGLKPNQRNIGMVFQAYALFPNMNVFDNVAFGLKVAGRPKDEINARVKEMLGLIKLEHLADRFPYQLSGGQQQRVALARALAPKPQVLLLDEPLSALDAKIRVSLREEIRMIQQQLGITTVFVTHDQEEALSISDRIVVMNAGCADQIGTPSEIYNRPTTRFVASFVGTLNLIEAKVIDPATNRISIGDQSVTLREPLGPVKAGDTISLALRPEAGSIAEGAKGDTALTGEVVSSNFLGSVVRTRMRVGNSVISFDMFNSPGLVPPTVGETVTLRFTATDLLVIRD, encoded by the coding sequence CGAGTTCGTTTCCTTCCTCGGCCCGTCGGGCTGCGGCAAGACGACCGTCCTGCGCATGATCGCGGGCTTCGAGACACCGAGCGGCGGAACCATCACGGTCGCCGGCAAGAACCAGGCCGGGCTGAAGCCAAACCAGCGCAACATCGGCATGGTGTTCCAGGCCTATGCGCTGTTTCCCAACATGAACGTGTTCGACAACGTCGCCTTTGGTCTGAAGGTCGCCGGCCGGCCGAAGGACGAGATCAACGCGCGCGTGAAGGAGATGCTTGGCCTGATCAAGCTGGAACACCTTGCCGACCGCTTCCCCTACCAGCTTTCCGGCGGTCAGCAGCAGCGCGTGGCGCTCGCCCGCGCGCTCGCGCCCAAGCCGCAGGTGCTGCTTCTCGATGAGCCGCTCTCCGCACTCGACGCGAAGATCCGCGTGTCGCTGCGCGAGGAAATCCGCATGATCCAGCAGCAACTCGGGATCACGACGGTCTTCGTCACCCACGACCAGGAAGAGGCGCTGTCGATCTCCGACCGCATCGTCGTGATGAACGCCGGCTGCGCCGACCAGATCGGCACGCCCTCGGAAATCTACAATCGCCCCACCACGCGCTTCGTCGCCTCCTTCGTCGGTACCTTGAACCTGATTGAGGCAAAGGTTATCGATCCCGCCACCAACCGTATCTCGATCGGCGACCAGAGTGTGACGCTGCGCGAACCGCTCGGTCCCGTGAAAGCCGGTGATACCATCTCACTGGCACTGCGCCCGGAAGCCGGCTCGATTGCCGAGGGCGCCAAGGGGGACACGGCCCTGACCGGGGAAGTCGTCAGCAGCAATTTCCTCGGCTCGGTCGTGCGCACCCGCATGCGCGTCGGCAACAGCGTAATTTCCTTCGACATGTTCAATAGTCCGGGCCTCGTTCCACCGACGGTCGGCGAAACGGTGACCCTTCGGTTCACCGCCACCGATCTGCTGGTTATCAGGGACTGA